From the genome of Pogoniulus pusillus isolate bPogPus1 chromosome 12, bPogPus1.pri, whole genome shotgun sequence, one region includes:
- the SMPX gene encoding small muscular protein encodes MGAFRPGAGHPHKRKELTAEEVEESIPASSEEEKDKKHLPGAKKLPGPAVNLSEIQNIKSELKYVPKAEQ; translated from the exons ATGGGTGCATTTCGACCTGGTGCAGGGCACCCTCATAAAAGGAAAGAGCTTACAGCTGAGGAAGTGGAGGAG AGCATTCCTGCTTCatcagaggaggagaaagacaaGAAACATCTCCCAGGAGCTAAGAAACTTCCAGGTCCTGCTGTCAACTTGTCAGAGATTCAGAACATAAAGAGTGAGCTGAAATACGTCCCCAAAGCTGAACAGTAG